From one Streptomyces sp. ICC1 genomic stretch:
- a CDS encoding histone deacetylase, protein MVVHTAVPLGGEGAGGPGRVWYASYGSNMHLDRLAAYIGGGRPHGGARTYPGCRDRRAPERSIAVELAGRLYFATESPVWTGGRGFYDPTAPGRTRARAHLVSVGQLSDIAAQEMYEEPGADLDLTAVLRLGRAELGPGRYETLICPGTIGGIPLLTFTAPWTLRDVEPLMPAAAYLRHLAGGLLESGPWAEPDIADYLSSCPGASGNWTPAHVLELLTGGSCR, encoded by the coding sequence ATGGTCGTCCACACCGCGGTTCCCCTCGGCGGCGAAGGCGCCGGGGGCCCCGGGCGCGTCTGGTACGCGTCCTACGGGTCCAACATGCACTTGGACCGGCTCGCCGCCTACATCGGCGGTGGGCGGCCGCACGGCGGCGCGCGCACGTATCCCGGCTGCCGGGACCGGCGCGCGCCCGAACGGTCCATCGCCGTCGAGCTCGCGGGACGCCTCTACTTCGCCACCGAATCCCCGGTGTGGACCGGGGGCCGGGGCTTCTACGACCCGACGGCGCCCGGCCGCACGCGGGCGCGCGCCCACCTCGTGAGCGTGGGCCAGCTCTCCGACATCGCCGCCCAGGAGATGTACGAGGAGCCGGGCGCCGACCTGGACCTGACCGCGGTCCTGCGGCTGGGGCGGGCCGAGTTGGGGCCGGGACGCTACGAGACGCTGATCTGCCCGGGGACGATCGGGGGCATCCCGTTGCTGACCTTCACCGCTCCGTGGACCCTCCGGGACGTCGAGCCGCTGATGCCGGCCGCCGCCTACCTGCGCCACCTGGCCGGCGGCCTGCTGGAATCGGGTCCCTGGGCGGAGCCGGACATCGCCGACTACCTGTCCTCGTGTCCCGGCGCGTCCGGGAACTGGACCCCGGCCCACGTCCTGGAGCTCCTCACGGGAGGCTCGTGCCGCTGA
- a CDS encoding collagen-like protein: protein MGPAGQTGAPGADGAPGEPGTPGAMGPAGQTGAAGTPGTPGAAGPPGSIGPMGPAGADGAQGEPGTPGAPGAVGPAGPAGATGPAGNAVHVGASVYARANQAIARNTAVQITFDGVTYDTDTMFDAPTSTLVVKTPGRYLLRGVLSWQFTEDVDRGRELFINVNGDAVAYDVQDTADLGDNFKISQDVSTIVPLNAGDVISLHAAHSTAFAASSLGLTSADGRNLAPLLQAELLAP from the coding sequence ATGGGTCCGGCCGGGCAGACCGGTGCGCCGGGTGCGGACGGTGCGCCGGGCGAGCCCGGCACCCCGGGCGCCATGGGTCCGGCCGGGCAGACCGGTGCGGCCGGCACCCCGGGCACCCCGGGCGCCGCGGGTCCGCCTGGGTCGATCGGTCCGATGGGGCCCGCCGGTGCGGACGGTGCGCAGGGCGAGCCCGGCACGCCCGGTGCCCCCGGTGCCGTGGGTCCGGCGGGGCCCGCCGGTGCCACGGGGCCCGCCGGGAACGCGGTCCACGTCGGCGCGAGCGTCTACGCCCGCGCGAACCAGGCCATCGCTCGCAACACCGCGGTCCAGATCACATTCGACGGCGTCACCTACGACACGGACACGATGTTCGACGCGCCCACGTCGACCCTGGTCGTCAAGACTCCTGGGCGCTACCTTCTCCGGGGAGTGCTGTCCTGGCAGTTCACCGAGGACGTCGACAGGGGGCGCGAGCTGTTCATCAACGTCAACGGAGATGCCGTCGCCTACGACGTGCAGGACACGGCGGACCTCGGGGACAACTTCAAAATCTCGCAGGACGTGTCCACGATCGTTCCGCTGAACGCCGGTGACGTGATCTCCCTCCACGCGGCCCATTCCACCGCGTTCGCCGCGTCCTCGCTGGGCCTGACATCGGCGGACGGCCGGAACCTGGCCCCCCTGCTTCAGGCGGAGTTGCTCGCGCCGTAG